The DNA window TAAACCATACCACATAAAAATGTCAGATAAATACTTCACctaaagaagaaaataatacAAGACATGAATTAATtccttaaataatattaaaacaaaaaaataattacctTGTCACACCCTGGAACAAGTCGCTGTAATATCTTCATCCTTTCActtattttctctcttcttaCCTAAAATAAACACattcaaacaaaattattattatttacttaATTACTGTTTAAAAAatccaataatttaaaattaatgagCATATAATATACCCTTTCTGCAAGGCTGTGGCTGTCTGTTGCTTGGCCCCTCCTTGCTCTTACATGAATGTAACCTGTTGGTGGATCTTGATCATGAATTTTCTTTTCAtcctttttctcatttttaccCTTTTTATCTTCCTCTTTAATCTCATTATTGCATTTCTTCTGTTTCTTGCTTTTTCCATCTCTAGCATCCtaaacaaaacaacaaaataatcagaaaataatttctaataATATAAAGTTAAgttttttctattttgaatataaacttACGACTTTAACAGAATGCTGCTCAACACTtgtcatttgagttataactcgtTGGTATAATATAACTTATGTAATTAGATTCAAAGAATTTAAGTATATTGCATGCAAAATACCTTAGATTGAGCAGAATTCAgagaattttttctttttttgtccaTAGGAGACATTTTTTGGCTAACTTGTTCACCACTTTCAGCTTTATCTACCACAGTAGATGAATTATCAGTGCTCTGCTTCTTGGTTACAGAAGAAGGTTCATTTTCATTATCACTAAAAGCTACCATGGAGCTATGATCAAGAGTTGGAGTACTGTCATAAAATCTAGCATCAAGATCAGAGTTTTCAAGTGATATTTGGTCATGAGAAGGGTAAAATTGAGCAAAATAGTTGGGATTCATGAAAATATTGCTGTTCCCTTCTTCCATAAAGGCAGATAGATTCTTGATTGTAGTGTTTGGCAAGAAAACTGAGTCAAAATGAAAAGGGTGGTGCTGTTGGTAAGAAAAAGCTGccatttttgagaaaataagcTTTGGAATTGAAGGTTTTAGGGGAAAAAATGCTAAGTTTTTCAAGAAAGTGATGGAAGAGAGAGCTTAGATTATGATACTTTGAGGTTGC is part of the Mercurialis annua linkage group LG3, ddMerAnnu1.2, whole genome shotgun sequence genome and encodes:
- the LOC126675284 gene encoding basic helix-loop-helix protein 80 — encoded protein: MAAFSYQQHHPFHFDSVFLPNTTIKNLSAFMEEGNSNIFMNPNYFAQFYPSHDQISLENSDLDARFYDSTPTLDHSSMVAFSDNENEPSSVTKKQSTDNSSTVVDKAESGEQVSQKMSPMDKKRKNSLNSAQSKDARDGKSKKQKKCNNEIKEEDKKGKNEKKDEKKIHDQDPPTGYIHVRARRGQATDSHSLAERVRREKISERMKILQRLVPGCDKVTGKALMLDEIINYVQSLQNQVEFLSMKLASVNPMFYDFGVDLDSLMVRPEGLSNLASQHMQQCTPPTAFADATTTTTTPTTPITTTAAATFATLNSYPLIDTSATLLLQGQRPSHDFIQETAGACNALWDVDEQRQKLLNSSSAFTNNLLMCSSFH